One genomic region from Sciurus carolinensis chromosome 2, mSciCar1.2, whole genome shotgun sequence encodes:
- the Timm9 gene encoding mitochondrial import inner membrane translocase subunit Tim9, whose amino-acid sequence MAAQIPESDQIKQFREFLGTYNKLTETCFLDCVKDFTTREVKPEEITCSEHCLQKYLKMTQRISMRFQEYHIQQNEALAAKAGLLGQPR is encoded by the exons ATGGCTGCACAAATACCAGAATCTGATCAGATAAAACAG TTTAGGGAATTCCTTGGAACCTACAATAAACTTACAGAAACCTGCTTTTTGGACTGTGTAAAAGACTTCACAACAAGAGAAGTAAAACCTGAAGAG ATCACCTGTTCAGAACATTGcttacagaaatatttgaaaatgacacAAAGAATATCCATGAGATTTCAGGAATATCATATTCAGCAGAATGAAGCCCTGGCAGCCAAAGCAGGACTCCTTGGTCAACCACGATAG
- the Tomm20l gene encoding TOMM20-like protein 1, whose translation MPCVRPLLGLLAALAACGAVAFLCYCVYFDRKRRGDPAFKRRLRDKRRAQRPSAEERGAQLWDLATNEKLQERFLQEVQMGELWLSRGECRMGVEHLSNALLMCGQPQELLKAFKHTLPPQVFAMLLQKIPFICQQFEADMNEQEYLEDG comes from the exons ATGCCGTGCGTCCGCCCTCTCCTCGGCCTCCTGGCGGCCCTGGCGGCCTGCGGCGCCGTCGCCTTCCTCTGCTACTGTGTTTACTTCGACAGGAAGCGGCGTGGCGACCCCGCGTTCAAGCGCCGCCTGCGGGACA AGAGGAGAGCCCAGCGGCCGAGCGCCGAGGAGCGGGGCGCGCAG ttGTGGGATCTAGCAACGAATGAAAAACTGCAAGAACGGTTTTTGCAAGAGGTACAGATGGGAGAACTTTGGTTATCTAGAG GGGAATGTAGGATGGGAGTTGAACATCTTAGCAATGCCCTTTTAATGTGTGGGCAACCACAGGAACTTCTGAAGGCTTTCAAACATACACTCCCTCCCCAGGTATTTGCGATGCTGTTGCAAAAAATTCCCTTTATTTGCCAG CAATTTGAGGCAGACATGAATGAACAGGAATACTTGGAGGATGGATGA